The Clarias gariepinus isolate MV-2021 ecotype Netherlands chromosome 7, CGAR_prim_01v2, whole genome shotgun sequence genome includes a window with the following:
- the rps3 gene encoding 40S ribosomal protein S3, with protein MAVQISKKRKFVSDGIFKAELNEFLTRELAEDGYSGVEVRVTPTRTEIIILATRTQNVLGEKGRRIRELTAVVQKRFGFPEGSVELYAEKVATRGLCAIAQAESLRYKLLGGLAVRRACYGVLRFIMESGAKGCEVVVSGKLRGQRAKSMKFVDGLMIHSGDPVNYYVDTAVRHVLLRQGVLGIKVKIMLPWDPSGKIGPKKPLPDHVSIVEPKEEILPTTPVSEQKGAKPEVPVMPQGAPVPTA; from the exons ATGGCGGTGCAAATTTCTAAGAAGAGAAAG TTTGTCTCAGATGGCATCTTCAAAGCCGAGCTGAACGAGTTCCTTACCCGAGAGCTTGCTGAGGATGGGTACTCCGGGGTGGAGGTCCGCGTCACTCCAACAAGGACAGAGATCATTATTCTTGCCACCAG GACCCAGAACGTCCTGGGAGAGAAAGGCCGTCGCATTAGGGAGCTGACTGCTGTCGTTCAGAAGAGGTTTGGGTTCCCAGAGGGCAGCGTGGAG ctctATGCTGAGAAGGTTGCTACCAGGGGTTTGTGTGCCATTGCTCAGGCTGAGTCTCTGCGCTACAAGCTGCTCGGAGGTCTGGCTGTCCGCAG GGCCTGCTATGGTGTGCTCCGCTTCATCATGGAGAGCGGCGCCAAGGGTTGCGAGGTGGTTGTGTCCGGCAAGCTCAGGGGTCAGAGGGCCAAGTCCATGAAGTTCGTGGATGGTCTGATGATCCACAGTGGAGATCCCGTCAACTATTATGTTGACACCGCTGTCCGTCATGTCTTGCTCCGCcagg GTGTGCTGGGTATCAAGGTTAAGATCATGCTTCCCTGGGACCCCAGCGGTAAGATTGGCCCCAAGAAGCCTCTGCCTGACCACGTCAGCATCGTGGAGCCCAAAGAGGAGATTCTCCCCACCACCCCTGTGTCTGAACAGAAGGGAGCCAAGCCTGAAGTCCCAGTCATGCCACAGGGCGCTCCTGTACCCACAGCATAA
- the kctd14 gene encoding BTB/POZ domain-containing protein KCTD14 encodes MSLPDIKSSRKLAVESLQQCPVVQLNVGGQVYTTALATLRKFPNSKLAEMFSANSKLVKDAQGRCFIDRNGTHFSAILEYLRSEEVPTKNILEVHKEAVYYGIKPLVKRLEDSPQFFGEKVGRQQFLSRVPNYQENLEVLIKVGRAEAMASRYSAILICVLKTEDDLMRYNDAMGSLDTRKESIVSFGPWNAQASVEDLLDCIKMDIEAKGYNVSIKPHSTDKGFLFRSHDFFYKLTFTWW; translated from the exons ATGAGCCTTCCTGACATCAAATCATCACGGAAACTGGCAGTCGAGTCTTTACAGCAG TGCCCCGTCGTGCAGCTGAATGTCGGCGGTCAGGTATACACCACCGCCCTAGCGACGCTGCGCAAATTCCCCAACTCGAAGCTGGCTGAGATGTTCAGTGCGAATTCCAAACTTGTAAAGGATGCACAGGGTCGCTGTTTTATTGACCGCAACGGGACGCACTTCAGTGCCATTCTTGAGTACCTCCGCTCAGAGGAGGTTCCTACTAAGAATATCCTGGAGGTTCACAAGGAGGCCGTGTATTACGGTATAAAACCACTGGTAAAACGCCTGGAGGACTCGCCACAGTTTTTCGGCGAGAAGGTAGGAAGGCAGCAGTTTTTGTCTCGTGTGCCCAATTATCAAGAGAATCTGGAAGTCCTCATCAAGGTGGGTAGAGCAGAGGCCATGGCCTCACGATACTCCGCAATACTCATATGTGTCCTAAAGACAGAGGATGATCTGATGAGGTACAATGACGCCATGGGCAGTCTGGATACAAGAAAGGAATCTATTGTGAGTTTTGGCCCCTGGAACGCTCAGGCAAGCGTGGAAGATCTTCTTGATTGCATAAAAATGGACATAGAGGCAAAAGGATATAATGTGAGCATTAAACCACACAGCACAGACAAAGGCTTTTTGTTTCGGAGCCATGATTTCTTCTATAAGCTGACGTTTACTTGGTGGTGA
- the LOC128527967 gene encoding NACHT and WD repeat domain-containing protein 2 gives MACVKIYLCSNPYDSMTERKLLREHTFPKIRDHCRRTHGIDFRVIDPYEETNPDKWPTQQVRLQLIEECRKNSLGPFFVSLVGAQYGAPCFPEQVELSEFLTVMRVCQEMGFSTEVLEKCYRRDENTIPPSFCLLSQHEHRKYKSQPGQKIDKNGWDDGLAKVRKILNHVIPQCVLESSIEQENAQKYFRSGLENDLRFALDGQSGADIKRCLCYVYKTENKADQRKKRNEPHSENQDQLLRLSKLCDHFLPNLVRTHQALIYTNTNHVSECDNKQSYAEELCHQLYSDLIGLIDQSVVQERDRIHDSFSQQRNLCHILSTRYRIARLEVNHIKAYLDQDTEFPFILIGGPCTGKSVLLAYCASQIQTWVKDQNPVVITYFVDFNSSLKQILSSLCQQLASYQSQQINTCLKDISELTKTFTNLLNINSHSANHLILIIDGLDQIPDTHRPLDITWLPKKLPSNVKLLISSTPTKSGFLSAIKTHYPESSLFFDLQPVNSKSCNQMLANLLLACKRKITSGQQMYINQAFKKCDLPLYVELLYSQVCDWGSDVDITPDMVVPGVHTNINRFFDHLQEKHGKVIVAKSLEYLTLSRFGLTEAELTDVLSCDDEVLLSFLPAMDNAPYRLRVPEVAVERLLLDLRGFLKSQNILGKQTLFWVSRHFILVINKRYLGLANQQKIHSFIASYFSGRWACGIAKPLLIASSPSQNATPVKIYADRQVPGQPWTFQPVMSNVTMFGSTECAHPNLRKLQELPFHLLESENIEELVKVMMSQEFLNAMFCPMLADDLIFWLETTSQIVFSSELRLLISILKSSACLLKKSPAELDLVMQSKLFPFFDVFPKLKESVNQAGHDGRMGRFGVNMVLCPTPSVPAMHWELPAAKVSPITKAGVSQSGCVLIIQSNGSAWVWNGSNSEGYKIPYLAELQFTDVKCSANVFILSTESGTLLALDLNAPLYLQQLEIRHTDQAPKGIEGVLMSNGKTFVLLKESNYVSVFDEGTEIAPILCSNVITCMSSYDGHMIYCGQIEGTVSIFDSHSGIFLASFVCSLGTALCDLILHKNEATITCIDCSGSVFLWDLKDICKPVFITVRLSCNKKEVLNVDHVESTLLICKRQQVQVIQGQLLAVEENLNAPRGKTFVQAILDNDAHFIIALLGNCPFLLVWNWVSGQCLLNLDIRSSQAFKLVKFSDTYLTAVASTGIMSWDMDLISVAASTPKSGQKVVKIIVETDGELFYTTDGSELVWKWAMLGGKVKSHFLHHGPVESLTLSADNVYMVTFASGDIYVWNTNTHENIHRIHGSQASRILITPKGSFAVSLSETGPSKVWKLCNGHVICTIRHHLKDAVITPESTFLLGINKGDLLAVSLWSGYVSKRFSCPDWTDVAAFHTVSDHPDFVIIMTSSGALYSWRLTEDTICHQFQFPEHFKYPQQFFKLSSDGHYGIMSVDGSKINILDVCQGKLCSLNAEGPVCHPFVDILGKHAVYICSPLISCQNDFCDLHTKQILVIVRITDGKMVGNFYLCKNATALTPSENLLVYIGFEDGAVGVYAINDPEVGCTNENSKYQGTELMCPFDEPVVWLPLANPNLTWAELCV, from the exons ATGGCTTGTGTGAAAATTTACTTGTGTTCCAACCCTTATG ACTCCATGACAGAAAGAAAGCTGCTGAGAGAGCATACGTTCCCAAAAATAAGGGACCACTGCAGACGTACTCATGGAATAGATTTCAGG GTTATTGACCCTTATGAAGAAACGAACCCAGATAAGTGGCCAACACAGCAGGTGCGATTGCAATTAATCGAGGAGTGTCGGAAGAATTCGCTGGGCCCTTTCTTTGTG AGCCTGGTGGGGGCACAATATGGTGCTCCATGTTTCCCAGAGCAGGTGGAGCTTTCTGAGTTCCTCACAGTGATGCGGGTTTGCCAGGAGATGGGATTCAGCACTGAAGTCCTAGAGAAATGCTACAGAAGGGATGAGAACACAATACCCCCATCGTTCTGCCTGCTCAGTCAACATGAGCATCGTAAATATAAATCCCAG CCAGGGCAAAAGATTGACAAGAATGGTTGGGATGATGGACTTGCAAAAGTAAGGAAGATCCTAAATCATGTTATCCCTCAGTGTGTTCTAGAGAGCAGCATTGAGCAAGAAAATGCTCAGAAATATTTTAGATCAG GGCTTGAGAATGACCTCCGTTTTGCACTGGATGGCCAATCTGGTGCCGATATCAAAAGGTGTCTTTGTTATGTttataaaactgaaaataagGCTGACCAGAGGAAGAAAAGGAATGAACCACATTCAGAGAACCAAGATCAATTGCTCCGACTGTCAAAGCTCTGTGATCATTTTCTACCAAACCTGGTTAGAACCCACCAGGCCCTGATATACACCAACACAAACCATGTGAGTGAGTGCGACAATAAACAGAGTTATGCTGAGGAGCTGTGCCACCAGCTTTATTCAGATCTTATAGGTCTGATAGACCAATCTGTTGTACAGGAGAGAGATCGAATCCATGATTCTTTCTCACAGCAAAGAAATCTTTGTCACATCCTTTCCACACGATACAGAATTGCCCGTCTAGAGGTCAACCACATAAAAGCTTACTTGGACCAAGACACAGAATTTCCATTTATACTAATTGGTGGGCCGTGTACAGGAAAAAGTGTACTTTTGGCCTACTGTGCAAGTCAG ATTCAAACATGGGTGAAGGACCAGAACCCTGTGGTTATTACATACTTTGTAGATTTTAATAGCTCTTTGAAGCAAATTCTCAGTTCGCTGTGCCAGCAACTTGCTTCATACCAAAGTCAACAGATCAACACCTGTCTCAAAGACATCTCTGAATTGACAAAAACGTTCACCAACCTCCTAAACATTAATTCACACTCTGCAAACCATCTCATCCTCATTATAGATGGGCTTGACCAAATACCTGATACACACAGACCCTTGGACATAACCTGGCTGCCCAAGAAATTACCTTCTAATGTTAAGCTCCTAATCTCCTCTACACCAACAAAGTCTGGGTTTCTCTCTGCTATAAAGACACATTACCCAGAATCCTCACTGTTTTTTGACCTTCAGCCTGTAAATAGTAAGAGCTGCAACCAGATGCTGGCAAATCTCCTTTTGGCATGTAAAAGAAAGATAACATCAGGTCAACAGATGTACATAAATcaagcttttaaaaaatgtgatctcCCATTGTATGTGGAACTTCTCTACAGTCAGGTCTGTGACTGGGGTTCAGATGTAGACATCACACCCGACATGGTTGTCCCAGGGGTTCACACAAATATTAATCGTTTTTTTGACCACCTCCAGGAAAAACATGGAAAAGTAATAGTTGCCAAAAGCCTAGAATATCTTACCTTGTCTAGGTTTGGTTTGACAGAGGCTGAACTGACTGATGTTCTATCTTGTGATGATGAGGTTCTACTATCATTCCTTCCAGCAATGGACAATGCACCATATAGATTAAGAGTTCCTGAGGTTGCGGTAGAGAGGTTACTGTTAGACCTGAGAGGGTTTCTGAAGTCACAAAACATATTAGGCAAGCAAACTCTGTTCTGGGTCAGCAGACACTTTATCTTAGTCATTAATAAGAGGTACCTGGGCTTAGCCAATCAACAGAAAATCCACTCTTTTATAGCAAGTTATTTCAGTGGACGGTGGGCATGCGGCATTGCTAAGCCATTGCTCATTGCTTCAAGTCCTAGCCAAAATGCCACACCAGTAAAGATTTATGCTGACAGGCAAGTTCCTGGTCAACCATGGACATTTCAGCCTGTTATGTCTAACGTGACTATGTTTGGTTCAACTGAGTGTGCACATCCTAATCTAAGGAAATTGCAGGAACTGCCTTTCCACTTACTGGAGAGTGAAAATATTGAGGAGCTTGTTAAAGTGATGATGTCACAAGAGTTCCTTAACGCAATGTTCTGTCCAATGTTAGCAGATGACTTAATATTCTGGCTAGAAACGACATCTCAAATTGTGTTTTCTAGCGAACTCAGGCTTTTAATTTCGATACTAAAAAGTTCAGCCTGTTTGCTAAAAAAAAGCCCTGCTGAACTGGATTTGGTAATGCAGTCCAAGCTCTTCCCCTTCTTTGATGTCTTTCCTAAATTAAAGGAATCTGTCAATCAGGCAGGACATGATGGTAGAATGGGAAGATTTGGGGTAAATATGGTGTTATGTCCCACACCATCTGTGCCTGCCATGCACTGGGAACTGCCAGCAGCTAAGGTGTCACCAATTACAAAAGCAGGTGTATCTCAGTCTGGCTGTGTGCTAATAATTCAGAGCAATGGATCTGCTTGGGTCTGGAATGGAAGTAATTCAGAAGGTTACAAAATCCCCTATTTAGCTGAACTACAGTTTACAGATGTCAAATGTTctgcaaatgtatttattctctCCACAGAGAGCGGCACCCTCTTAGCACTGGACCTTAATGCTCCACTGTACCTCCAGCAACTTGAAATCAGACACACGGATCAAGCACCAAAGGGCATTGAGGGTGTATTGATGTCTAATGGCAAGACATTTGTACTCTTAAAAGAAAGCAATTATGTCAGTGTGTTTGATGAGGGGACAGAAATTGCACCAATCCTCTGCTCCAATGTCATAACATGCATGTCTTCTTATGATGGTCACATGATTTATTGCGGACAGATCGAGGGAACTGTCAGTATATTTGACTCCCATAGTGGTATTTTTTTGGCCtcatttgtttgttcattaggCACAGCTTTGTGTGACCTCATCCTTCATAAGAACGAAGCAACAATAACATGTATTGACTGCTCAGGAAGCGTGTTTTTATGGGATCTCAAGGATATTTGCAAGCCTGTGTTTATTACAGTGAGGCTAAGCTGCAACAAGAAAGAGGTGTTAAATGTAGACCATGTAGAAAGTACTCTTCTCATCTGTAAAAGACAACAGGTTCAAGTAATTCAAGGACAGCTGCTAGCTGTTGAAGAGAATTTGAATGCACCTAGGGGTAAAACCTTTGTACAAGCAATTCTGGATAATGATGCACACTTCATCATTGCTTTGTTGGGAAACTGCCCATTTCTTTTGGTTTGGAATTGGGTCTCAGGTCAATGTTTGTTAAACCTTGACATTAGAAGTAGCCAAGCTTTCAAACTTGTAAAGTTCAGCGATACTTACCTCACAGCAGTGGCAAGCACAGGCATCATGAGTTGGGACATGGATCTCATTTCTGTAGCAGCCTCTACTCCGAAATCTGGTCAGAAAGTAGTGAAAATCATTGTAGAAACAGATGGGGAGCTCTTTTACACCACAGATGGATCTGAGCTGGTGTGGAAGTGGGCAATGTTGGGTGGGAAAGTGAAGAGCCACTTCCTTCATCATGGCCCTGTAGAGAGCTTGACTCTTTCAGCAGACAATGTTTACATGGTCACGTTTGCTTCTGGTGATATCTATGTTTGGAACACGAATACACATGAGAACATTCACCGAATCCATGGCAGCCAAGCATCCCGCATACTGATAACGCCAAAAGGTAGTTTTGCAGTGTCACTATCAGAAACAGGTCCATCAAAGGTTTGGAAGTTGTGCAATGGACATGTAATTTGTACCATTCGTCACCATCTCAAAGATGCTGTCATTACTCCAGAAAGCACTTTCCTTCTAGGAATCAATAAAGGGGATCTACTTGCTGTCAGTCTCTGGTCTGGTTATGTCAGCAAACGGTTCTCTTGTCCTGATTGGACAGATGTTGCTGCCTTCCACACTGTGTCAGACCATCCAGACTTTGTGATTATAATGACCAGTTCTGGAGCTTTGTACTCATGGAGACTAACAGAAGATACCATTTGTCACCAATTCCAGTTTCCAGAGCATTTTAAGTATCCACAGCAATTCTTTAAGCTCTCATCAGATGGACATTATGGCATCATGTCAGTAGATGGATCAAAGATAAACATTTTGGATGTTTGCCAAGGAAAACTGTGCTCTTTAAATGCTGAAGGACCAGTTTGCCACCCATTTGTAGACATTTTGGGTAAACATGCAGTATATATCTGTAGCCCATTAATAAGCTGTCAAAATGACTTTTGTGACCTCCATACCAAGCAGATCTTGGTTATTGTACGAATAACAGATGGGAAGATGGTGGGCAATTTCTACTTATGTAAGAATGCTACTGCTCTAACACCATCTGAGAACTTGCTTGTGTATATTGGCTTTGAGGATGGTGCTGTCGGAGTGTATGCCATTAATGACCCAGAAGTAGGTTGCACTAATGAGAATAGTAAATACCAGGGCACTGAACTCATGTGCCCGTTTGATGAACCTGTGGTTTGGTTGCCGTTGGCCAACCCTAATCTTACTTGGGCTGAATTATGCGTTTAA